One window of Curtobacterium sp. 458 genomic DNA carries:
- a CDS encoding GIY-YIG nuclease family protein, giving the protein MTSCCAPGCDSPATDAAAAVPLCGVHHEAVIDEAVLDAAGVEDVLPGPCLLCGSRVGVRYPSGAVCAVCEWRWGDVPDGDLAPPRVDVVYYLRMRDASGDRIKIGTTANPRQRLAAIAHQDLLTFERGDRTVERRRHAQFATTRYPGTEWFRTTPELLAHVEVVAAGVGDPWERLARWRSEALALRG; this is encoded by the coding sequence GTGACGAGTTGCTGTGCACCCGGGTGCGACTCCCCCGCGACGGACGCTGCCGCTGCGGTGCCGCTCTGCGGCGTGCACCACGAGGCCGTGATCGACGAGGCCGTGCTCGACGCGGCCGGGGTCGAGGACGTCCTGCCCGGCCCGTGCCTGCTCTGTGGATCGCGGGTCGGCGTCCGCTACCCGAGCGGTGCCGTGTGCGCCGTCTGCGAGTGGCGCTGGGGCGACGTGCCCGACGGCGACCTCGCTCCCCCACGGGTCGACGTCGTGTACTACCTGCGGATGCGGGACGCCTCGGGCGACCGCATCAAGATCGGGACGACCGCGAACCCCCGGCAGCGGCTCGCGGCGATCGCGCACCAGGACCTCCTCACGTTCGAGCGCGGCGACCGCACGGTCGAACGTCGACGGCACGCACAGTTCGCCACGACGCGCTACCCGGGCACCGAGTGGTTCCGGACGACTCCGGAGCTGCTCGCCCACGTCGAGGTGGTCGCTGCCGGCGTCGGAGATCCGTGGGAGCGCCTGGCCCGGTGGCGGAGCGAGGCGCTGGCGCTGCGGGGCTGA
- a CDS encoding response regulator transcription factor: MKVLLLEDDVELGAAVVDGLRDEGFVVDHVGTLRDADLQRSVTHYDCLVLDRMVPDGDAVALVDALRRAGDTTPTLLLTARDRVSDRVAGFEHGADDYLVKPFAFAELTARIRALGRRAADPAPPVLRVGDLELDTARHEVHRGGEPVSLTAKEFTVLEVLLTAAGRVVGRTELLERGWDEMSAPGSNVVDVLVGQLRRRLGSPDPIETVRGVGYRVTG, from the coding sequence GTGAAGGTGCTGCTGCTCGAGGACGACGTGGAGCTCGGCGCCGCGGTGGTCGACGGCCTGCGCGACGAGGGGTTCGTCGTCGACCACGTGGGGACGCTCCGGGACGCGGACCTCCAGCGTTCCGTGACCCACTACGACTGCCTCGTGCTCGACCGCATGGTCCCCGACGGTGACGCCGTGGCCCTCGTCGACGCGCTGCGACGGGCCGGGGACACCACGCCGACGCTGCTGCTCACCGCGCGGGACCGGGTGTCCGACCGGGTCGCCGGGTTCGAGCACGGCGCGGACGACTACCTCGTCAAGCCGTTCGCGTTCGCGGAGCTGACCGCGCGGATCCGGGCACTCGGGCGTCGGGCGGCGGACCCGGCTCCCCCGGTGCTCCGGGTCGGGGACCTCGAGCTCGACACCGCCCGGCACGAGGTCCACCGCGGCGGAGAGCCGGTGTCGCTCACGGCGAAGGAGTTCACGGTGCTCGAGGTGCTGCTGACCGCGGCCGGGCGGGTGGTCGGCCGGACGGAGCTGCTCGAGCGTGGGTGGGACGAGATGAGCGCGCCGGGCTCGAACGTGGTGGACGTCCTCGTCGGGCAGCTCCGACGCCGGCTCGGGAGCCCGGACCCGATCGAGACCGTCCGGGGTGTCGGCTACCGGGTGACGGGGTGA
- a CDS encoding amino acid ABC transporter permease produces the protein MTDTTEVPRRDATRVHDATPTADATGEHDATRVHDAAGTADAHRASRPERSGDATDDTHRPADDALTAAGRAALDRPVVPLRHPVRWIAAALVLVVLLNFVETLFTNEQWGWPAVGKWLFSPAILTGLQLTLVATALSAVISFAGGVVVAVARLSRNPVLSGLVWGYVWLFRSVPLILVLVFLYNLGSLYPTIGIGIPFGPQWKVPTANVLGDLAIGVIGLSLSEIAYASEIVRAGVLAVDHGQLEAAQALGLSRRRQFVRVVLPQALRSIVPAFVNQIVGLLKASSLLFYVSLLDLFGVVQNLSSTYPTDIIPLLVVATIWYLALTSAVSVAQYYVERWTSRGSARALPPTPFQRLRAAVRRGRPGGTDRRAQAASARRVVTSGDNDGKVIS, from the coding sequence ATGACCGACACCACCGAGGTCCCCCGCCGGGACGCGACCCGCGTCCACGACGCGACGCCGACCGCGGACGCGACCGGCGAGCACGACGCGACCCGCGTCCACGACGCGGCGGGCACTGCGGACGCGCACCGCGCCTCCAGGCCGGAACGCAGCGGCGACGCGACGGACGACACGCACCGTCCAGCGGACGACGCCCTCACCGCCGCCGGTCGCGCAGCACTCGACCGCCCCGTCGTCCCGCTCCGCCACCCGGTCCGCTGGATCGCCGCCGCCCTCGTCCTCGTCGTGCTCCTCAACTTCGTCGAGACGCTCTTCACGAACGAGCAGTGGGGCTGGCCCGCGGTCGGAAAGTGGTTGTTCAGCCCGGCGATCCTCACGGGCCTGCAGCTGACGCTCGTCGCGACGGCGCTGAGCGCGGTGATCAGCTTCGCGGGCGGTGTCGTCGTCGCCGTCGCCCGGCTGTCGCGGAACCCGGTGCTGTCCGGCCTCGTGTGGGGGTACGTGTGGCTGTTCCGGTCGGTGCCGCTCATCCTCGTGCTCGTGTTCCTCTACAACCTCGGTTCGCTGTACCCGACGATCGGCATCGGCATCCCGTTCGGCCCGCAGTGGAAGGTCCCGACCGCGAACGTCCTCGGTGACCTCGCGATCGGGGTGATCGGCCTCAGCCTCAGCGAGATCGCGTACGCGTCGGAGATCGTCCGCGCCGGGGTGCTCGCCGTCGACCACGGGCAGCTCGAGGCCGCGCAGGCCCTCGGTCTCTCGCGCCGCCGGCAGTTCGTCCGGGTGGTGCTGCCCCAGGCGCTCCGCTCGATCGTGCCGGCGTTCGTGAACCAGATCGTCGGGCTGCTCAAGGCCTCGTCGCTGCTGTTCTACGTGTCGCTGCTCGACCTGTTCGGCGTGGTCCAGAACCTGTCGAGCACCTACCCGACCGACATCATCCCGCTCCTCGTGGTCGCGACGATCTGGTACCTCGCGTTGACGAGCGCCGTGTCGGTCGCCCAGTACTACGTGGAGCGCTGGACGTCACGCGGCTCCGCACGGGCGCTCCCGCCGACGCCGTTCCAGCGGCTGCGTGCCGCGGTGCGGCGGGGCCGGCCTGGAGGCACGGATCGCCGTGCGCAGGCCGCCTCGGCCCGGCGCGTGGTCACGTCCGGAGACAACGACGGGAAGGTCATCTCGTGA
- a CDS encoding amino acid ABC transporter ATP-binding protein produces MSASIAVTGAVKSFGDLRVIDGIDLSLAAGSVTAVLGPSGSGKSTLLRAINHLEPLDRGVVTIGGETVGVRLRTGRDGSARYRELPERQIRRQRSRIGFVFQRFELFPHLTALENVAEGPIAAGVPRATALARARELLDRVGLGDRGDARPRQLSGGQQQRVAIARALALEPSVVLLDEPTSALDPELVGEVLGVIRSLAESGTTLVIVTHEVAFAREVADHVVFLDHGRVVEQGPPAQVIDAPQHPRTRDFLARVR; encoded by the coding sequence GTGAGCGCGTCCATCGCCGTCACCGGCGCCGTGAAGTCCTTCGGCGACCTGCGGGTCATCGACGGCATCGACCTGTCGCTCGCCGCCGGCAGCGTCACGGCCGTCCTCGGGCCGTCGGGGTCCGGGAAGTCCACGCTCCTCCGGGCGATCAACCACCTCGAACCGCTCGACCGGGGCGTCGTCACGATCGGCGGGGAGACCGTCGGCGTCCGCCTCCGGACCGGTCGCGACGGCTCGGCACGCTACCGGGAGCTCCCCGAGCGGCAGATCCGGCGCCAGCGGTCGCGGATCGGGTTCGTGTTCCAGCGGTTCGAACTGTTCCCGCACCTGACCGCGCTGGAGAATGTCGCCGAGGGGCCGATCGCCGCCGGGGTGCCCCGCGCGACGGCGCTCGCGCGTGCGCGTGAGCTGTTGGACCGTGTCGGCCTCGGCGACCGCGGGGACGCTCGACCCAGGCAGCTCTCCGGCGGCCAGCAGCAGCGCGTCGCGATCGCCCGGGCGCTCGCCCTCGAGCCGTCGGTCGTGCTCCTCGACGAGCCGACTTCCGCGCTCGACCCGGAGCTCGTCGGCGAGGTGCTCGGTGTGATCCGGTCGCTGGCCGAGTCCGGCACGACGCTCGTGATCGTCACCCACGAGGTCGCCTTCGCCCGCGAGGTCGCCGACCACGTCGTCTTCCTCGACCACGGACGGGTCGTCGAGCAGGGGCCGCCGGCCCAGGTCATCGACGCCCCGCAGCACCCGCGGACCCGCGACTTCCTCGCCCGCGTCCGCTGA
- a CDS encoding dihydrofolate reductase family protein has translation MTDAGAAYILEAWRRPDAFLLGRRTYDLFASYWGSRTGDGGFGDAISDKPKYLVSNTVTEPRWAGTTVLSGDVAAAIRELKARPGGELLVVGSVALARWLLEQDLVDRIDLVQFPVLVGEGRPFFPLPGRDHALRLESHRVFDTGVVARTYRVDGRPEYA, from the coding sequence GTGACCGATGCAGGCGCCGCGTACATCCTCGAGGCGTGGCGTCGTCCGGACGCGTTCCTGCTCGGACGGCGGACCTACGACCTCTTCGCGTCCTACTGGGGTTCCCGCACCGGCGACGGCGGCTTCGGTGACGCCATCAGCGACAAGCCGAAGTACCTCGTGTCGAACACCGTCACCGAGCCTCGGTGGGCGGGGACGACGGTGCTCTCCGGGGACGTCGCGGCCGCGATCCGGGAGCTGAAGGCCCGACCGGGTGGCGAGCTGCTCGTGGTCGGCAGCGTCGCCCTCGCGCGGTGGCTGCTCGAGCAGGACCTGGTGGACCGGATCGACCTCGTGCAGTTCCCGGTGCTCGTCGGCGAGGGACGTCCGTTCTTCCCGCTGCCCGGTCGCGACCACGCCCTCCGGCTCGAGTCCCACCGCGTGTTCGACACCGGCGTCGTCGCGCGCACCTACCGGGTCGACGGTCGGCCCGAGTACGCCTGA
- a CDS encoding DUF4287 domain-containing protein: protein MTGHRVTAPEPPAVGTKATGPQSYFPSIEAKYGRPVQEWLDLVADRLDDHQHMEVVSWLKEEHGLGHGHANALVGYARNALGR, encoded by the coding sequence ATGACCGGACACCGAGTGACCGCCCCCGAGCCGCCCGCCGTCGGTACGAAGGCGACGGGGCCGCAGTCGTACTTCCCGAGCATCGAGGCGAAGTACGGCCGCCCCGTGCAGGAGTGGCTGGACCTGGTGGCCGACCGGCTCGACGACCACCAGCACATGGAGGTCGTGTCCTGGCTCAAGGAGGAGCACGGCCTCGGGCACGGTCACGCCAACGCCCTCGTCGGCTACGCCCGGAACGCGCTCGGGCGCTGA
- a CDS encoding acetylxylan esterase: MYTDITGPELLTHRGSAVEPADFDAFWADTLASARQHPSAVELSRVDTGLSTLDTYDVSFAGWDGQRVRGWLTVPAGTAADAPLPAVVEYIGYGGGRGLATERLLWASAGYAHLVMDTRGQGSGWSVGDTPDPDGTGPAAPGVMTRGIESRETYYYRRLTVDAVRAVDAVRSIDLVDPERVAVVGVSQGGGLAIAVAGLVEGLAGVFPRVPFLCDFPRASVITDADPYREIARYLTVHRDRRDQVFGTLAYFDGALHAARATAPAWFSTALMDPICPPSTVYAAYNAYAGPKEITVWEYNGHEGGGAHEDTATLPRLASVLRGEQSRGGAEG, encoded by the coding sequence GTGTACACCGACATCACCGGCCCCGAGCTCCTCACACACCGCGGGAGCGCCGTCGAACCCGCCGACTTCGACGCCTTCTGGGCGGACACCCTCGCATCCGCACGGCAGCACCCGAGCGCCGTCGAGCTGTCCCGGGTCGACACGGGCCTGTCGACGCTCGACACGTACGACGTGTCGTTCGCCGGCTGGGACGGACAACGCGTCCGCGGCTGGCTGACGGTGCCGGCGGGGACCGCGGCCGACGCGCCGCTGCCGGCGGTGGTCGAGTACATCGGGTACGGCGGCGGGCGTGGGCTCGCGACCGAGCGCCTGTTGTGGGCGTCGGCCGGGTACGCGCACCTCGTGATGGACACGCGCGGCCAGGGTTCCGGGTGGTCCGTGGGCGACACCCCGGACCCGGACGGCACCGGACCCGCAGCTCCCGGCGTGATGACCCGGGGCATCGAGTCCCGCGAGACCTACTACTACCGACGGCTCACAGTCGACGCGGTCCGCGCCGTGGACGCCGTCCGGTCCATCGACCTCGTCGACCCCGAGCGGGTCGCGGTCGTCGGCGTCAGCCAGGGCGGTGGCCTCGCGATCGCGGTCGCCGGGCTCGTCGAGGGGCTGGCCGGGGTGTTCCCGCGGGTGCCGTTCCTGTGCGACTTCCCCCGCGCCTCGGTGATCACCGACGCCGACCCCTACCGTGAGATCGCCCGCTACCTGACGGTGCACCGGGATCGTCGTGACCAGGTGTTCGGCACCCTCGCGTACTTCGACGGCGCGCTGCACGCGGCACGTGCGACGGCTCCGGCGTGGTTCTCGACGGCGCTGATGGACCCGATCTGTCCGCCGTCCACGGTGTACGCGGCCTACAACGCCTACGCCGGCCCGAAGGAGATCACGGTGTGGGAGTACAACGGCCACGAGGGCGGCGGCGCGCACGAGGACACGGCGACGCTCCCGCGGCTCGCGAGCGTGCTGCGCGGCGAGCAGAGCCGAGGGGGAGCGGAGGGGTAG
- a CDS encoding HAMP domain-containing sensor histidine kinase, whose amino-acid sequence MSRDRRRSDPARRRIARIRWTTTLVFAAATAACLGVLVGAALRIDLASRGEATDTDLRQRAETLADLVTFGDDQALNLGPVQQSHAAESVPVYGFVTDRAIAYAQPGQDALPSDAVLRRALADARRADGQVVTFVAPEASAPDGPELHWAAATITDFGTYVDGGYTGGIAVAGKPVAAAVGHTQLRKGLLLAAGALTLVAAAFAHVVAGIAVRPAVRGLEAQEQFLVEAAHELRTPLATLRVLAERRAPPEQTVRQVDRLVALTERLLLRARSAGPAVVSTVPVRLDQVVERALIAHVEAAGPGAAVDADIELRTESTVVDADPELVERIVENLLANAERHGAAPVAVRVGDGALRVADRGPGVPARDRRRALRPGATGGLGTGTGLAIVQWAARAQRAELSLLPTAPEDAEHPGLTVVVRFRQGHARASSKPHARGRSVDAGRQEGT is encoded by the coding sequence GTGAGCCGGGACCGACGCCGGTCGGACCCGGCACGCCGGCGCATCGCCCGCATCCGGTGGACGACGACGCTCGTGTTCGCCGCCGCGACGGCCGCGTGCCTCGGGGTGCTCGTGGGCGCGGCGCTCCGGATCGACCTCGCGTCGCGCGGCGAGGCGACCGACACCGACCTCCGGCAGCGCGCCGAGACGCTCGCGGACCTCGTCACGTTCGGCGACGACCAGGCGCTCAACCTCGGACCGGTGCAGCAGAGCCACGCCGCCGAGTCCGTGCCGGTGTACGGGTTCGTGACGGACCGGGCGATCGCGTACGCGCAACCCGGGCAGGACGCGCTGCCGTCGGACGCGGTGCTGCGGCGAGCGCTCGCGGACGCCCGGCGAGCCGACGGGCAGGTCGTGACGTTCGTCGCGCCGGAGGCCTCGGCTCCCGACGGCCCCGAGCTGCACTGGGCGGCGGCGACGATCACGGACTTCGGGACCTACGTGGACGGCGGGTACACGGGTGGGATCGCCGTCGCGGGCAAGCCGGTGGCCGCCGCGGTCGGGCACACCCAGCTCCGCAAAGGGTTGTTGCTCGCGGCCGGCGCACTGACGCTCGTGGCCGCGGCGTTCGCGCACGTCGTCGCGGGGATCGCGGTGCGTCCGGCGGTGCGGGGGTTGGAGGCGCAGGAGCAGTTCCTGGTGGAGGCAGCGCACGAGCTCCGCACCCCGCTCGCGACGCTGCGGGTGCTGGCCGAGCGTCGGGCGCCGCCGGAGCAGACCGTGCGGCAGGTGGACCGGCTCGTGGCGTTGACCGAGCGGTTGCTGCTCCGGGCGCGTTCGGCGGGTCCGGCAGTGGTGTCGACGGTGCCGGTGCGGCTCGACCAGGTCGTGGAACGCGCCCTGATCGCCCACGTCGAGGCGGCCGGTCCCGGTGCCGCCGTCGACGCCGACATCGAGCTGCGGACCGAGTCGACGGTGGTGGACGCGGACCCGGAGCTGGTCGAGCGGATCGTGGAGAACCTGCTCGCCAACGCGGAGCGCCACGGGGCTGCGCCGGTCGCGGTCCGGGTCGGGGACGGTGCCCTGCGGGTCGCCGACCGTGGCCCGGGCGTCCCGGCACGGGACCGTCGGCGGGCCCTGCGTCCGGGGGCGACCGGCGGGCTCGGGACGGGGACCGGGTTGGCGATCGTGCAGTGGGCGGCGCGGGCGCAGCGGGCCGAGCTGTCCCTGTTGCCCACCGCCCCGGAGGACGCCGAGCACCCCGGGCTGACCGTGGTCGTGCGGTTCCGGCAGGGTCACGCCCGCGCCTCATCGAAACCTCATGCTCGCGGGCGGAGCGTGGACGCAGGCAGACAGGAAGGAACCTGA
- a CDS encoding DUF4232 domain-containing protein, which yields MTTTTWKSAAFAGAAGIIALVALAGCASGGAVQAEPTTGSTHSAAGAASATEAGSASSPATASAATGDDGTSSEAGSLRSGACTATHLHGSVTTAAGGGSAGHQAYEIVFRNTGSSPCTLQGWPGVSFVGKGNGTQLGAPATFDRSSAHGTVTIAAGSTAHATLLVAQARNYEDCGITTADGFRVYPPGSKQSLFVDAGQLELSACTASGVEQLQVQAVQPGA from the coding sequence ATGACCACCACGACGTGGAAGAGCGCGGCGTTCGCGGGGGCTGCGGGGATCATCGCCCTCGTCGCCCTCGCCGGGTGTGCGAGCGGCGGCGCTGTACAGGCAGAACCGACCACGGGGAGCACGCACAGCGCTGCCGGCGCGGCGTCCGCAACCGAGGCGGGCAGCGCCTCCAGTCCGGCGACCGCGTCCGCGGCGACCGGCGACGACGGGACGTCGTCGGAGGCCGGGTCGCTCCGTTCGGGTGCGTGCACGGCGACGCACCTGCACGGGTCGGTGACCACCGCCGCCGGCGGCGGGAGTGCCGGGCACCAGGCGTACGAGATCGTCTTCCGGAACACGGGCTCGTCGCCGTGCACCCTGCAGGGCTGGCCGGGGGTGTCCTTCGTGGGGAAGGGCAACGGGACGCAGCTCGGGGCGCCGGCGACGTTCGACCGGTCGAGTGCGCACGGGACGGTGACGATCGCGGCCGGGAGCACGGCGCACGCGACGCTGCTCGTGGCGCAGGCGCGGAACTACGAGGACTGCGGGATCACGACGGCGGACGGGTTCCGGGTGTACCCGCCGGGGTCGAAGCAGTCGTTGTTCGTGGACGCGGGGCAGCTGGAGCTGTCGGCGTGCACGGCGTCGGGTGTGGAGCAGTTGCAGGTGCAGGCGGTGCAGCCGGGGGCGTGA
- a CDS encoding alpha/beta hydrolase-fold protein, giving the protein MSTSPLPFSPLPVVTGAMHYTHGPSSRRAEGVPRGRVVQFDLTDSTVYPGTTRTVRVFVPAQYDGSEPAALMVFQDGRLYLDDAEDMRAGTVLENLVHEGSMPVTVGVFVDPGQPTNRNAEYDLADDRYVTFLLDEVLPAVEQRTGVRFTDDPARRAICGGSSGGNCAFTAAWHRPDAFGLVLGFVSSFAQIPGGDPYPALIRSAEDKPIRVFLEANRFDLRHDQRERNWYSENLLVAAALAERGYDHRLVLGDGGHSPNHGGVVLPDALRWLWR; this is encoded by the coding sequence GTGTCGACGTCGCCGCTGCCGTTCTCCCCGCTCCCGGTCGTGACCGGCGCGATGCACTACACCCACGGGCCGTCGTCGAGACGGGCGGAGGGCGTGCCGCGAGGTCGGGTCGTGCAGTTCGACCTCACCGACAGTACGGTGTACCCCGGGACGACCAGGACCGTCCGTGTGTTCGTGCCCGCCCAGTACGACGGCTCGGAGCCGGCCGCGCTCATGGTCTTCCAGGACGGTCGGCTGTACCTCGACGATGCCGAGGACATGCGTGCCGGGACCGTCCTCGAGAACCTCGTGCACGAGGGCTCGATGCCCGTCACCGTCGGGGTCTTCGTCGACCCGGGCCAGCCGACGAACCGCAACGCCGAGTACGACCTTGCCGACGACCGCTACGTCACGTTCCTGCTGGACGAGGTACTGCCCGCCGTCGAGCAGCGAACCGGTGTCCGGTTCACCGACGACCCCGCGCGGCGCGCGATCTGCGGCGGTTCGAGCGGCGGCAACTGTGCGTTCACCGCTGCCTGGCACCGACCGGACGCATTCGGTCTCGTGCTCGGCTTCGTGTCCAGCTTCGCCCAGATCCCCGGAGGCGACCCGTACCCCGCACTCATCCGTTCGGCCGAGGACAAGCCGATCCGGGTCTTCCTGGAGGCGAACCGCTTCGACCTGCGACACGACCAGCGGGAGCGGAACTGGTACAGCGAGAACCTGCTGGTCGCCGCCGCCCTCGCCGAACGCGGGTACGACCACCGACTCGTCCTCGGCGACGGTGGTCACAGCCCGAACCACGGCGGGGTGGTCCTGCCTGACGCGCTGCGGTGGCTCTGGCGCTGA
- a CDS encoding LLM class flavin-dependent oxidoreductase, translating to MSTTPLSVLDLVPVPSGSTATDALHATVDLARAVERAGYGRYWLAEHHLNPGVAGSAPNIVIGAVAAATSTIRVGSAATLVGNVRGLQIAEAFGTLAALYGPRIDLGLGRSGAPAPGTPKPPAPAPRGDEVVDGLLVPAPYAFRVAPGSRFALQGELLGRVPGDVERFADELALVRALFAGDHTVDGAVVEAPPASGAPVELWIHGSTGGESARIAGSLGLPYGANYHSSPGTVLDSVAAYRAAFRPGVLAAPHVIVSADVVVGRSADEADDLALGYDRWVHSIRSGVGAIPYPTPDEARAYPLDPADAPSVADRVATRFVGTASSVADQLDTLRRVTGADELLVTTITHDHAARVRSYELLAEEWALRTTHTRGDVAVPA from the coding sequence GTGAGCACCACCCCGCTCTCGGTCCTCGACCTCGTCCCGGTGCCGTCCGGTTCGACCGCCACGGACGCCCTGCACGCCACGGTGGACCTCGCCCGCGCGGTGGAACGTGCCGGGTACGGGCGGTACTGGCTGGCGGAGCACCACCTCAACCCCGGGGTCGCGGGCAGCGCGCCGAACATCGTCATCGGAGCCGTCGCCGCCGCGACCTCGACGATCCGCGTCGGCAGCGCGGCCACCCTCGTCGGCAACGTCCGCGGGCTCCAGATCGCCGAGGCCTTCGGCACGCTCGCGGCGCTGTACGGTCCGCGCATCGACCTCGGGCTCGGCCGCTCCGGCGCTCCCGCGCCCGGCACCCCGAAGCCGCCGGCACCCGCGCCCCGCGGCGACGAGGTCGTCGACGGCCTGCTCGTCCCGGCGCCGTACGCCTTCCGCGTCGCCCCGGGCTCGCGGTTCGCGTTGCAGGGGGAGCTGCTCGGTCGGGTTCCAGGGGACGTCGAGCGCTTCGCCGACGAACTCGCCCTGGTCCGCGCGCTCTTCGCCGGGGACCACACCGTCGACGGAGCGGTGGTGGAGGCGCCCCCGGCGTCCGGCGCACCGGTCGAGCTGTGGATCCACGGGTCGACCGGCGGCGAGAGCGCGCGGATCGCCGGATCGCTCGGCCTGCCGTACGGGGCGAACTACCACTCGTCGCCGGGCACGGTCCTCGACTCCGTCGCCGCGTACCGGGCGGCCTTCCGACCCGGGGTGCTCGCCGCGCCGCACGTGATCGTCTCCGCGGACGTCGTCGTGGGCCGCAGCGCCGACGAGGCGGACGACCTCGCGCTCGGGTACGACCGGTGGGTGCACTCGATCCGCTCGGGGGTCGGCGCGATCCCGTACCCGACGCCGGACGAGGCGCGGGCGTACCCGCTCGACCCCGCGGACGCGCCGTCGGTGGCCGACCGGGTGGCGACCCGGTTCGTCGGCACCGCGTCGTCCGTGGCCGACCAGCTGGACACCCTGCGCCGGGTCACCGGGGCGGACGAGCTGCTCGTCACGACGATCACGCACGACCACGCCGCGCGGGTCCGCTCCTACGAGCTGCTCGCCGAGGAGTGGGCGCTCCGGACGACCCACACACGAGGAGACGTCGCGGTCCCCGCCTGA
- a CDS encoding transporter substrate-binding domain-containing protein, whose protein sequence is MSTTTLPRWPHRVGALVLAAGFVAALAGCSANASADTSNADGTVTIGAHANGAATETKLTVQEDTKLHDELPAAVKQSGKLTIGVGALPSGFPPLAFTGDDQKTLTGSEPDLGRLVAAKLGLEADVQNATWDNLFVGIDSGKYDAGFSNITVTEQRKEKYDFASYRRDELAFQVLASKAWKFDGDPSVLAGKTLSVSSGTNQEKILLEWQKELQAKGKDFTIKYYPDGNAIKLALDSGKIDGYFGPNPTIAYQNTQSKGTAKPTTTAGTYSGAGSTLQGLIAATTKKGSGIAKPVAAAINELIEDGTYAKWLTAYNLSNESVKTSEVNPEGLPLDNS, encoded by the coding sequence ATGTCCACCACCACGCTCCCCCGCTGGCCGCACCGCGTCGGCGCCCTCGTCCTCGCAGCCGGCTTCGTCGCCGCCCTCGCGGGGTGCTCCGCGAACGCCTCGGCCGACACGTCGAACGCCGACGGCACCGTGACGATCGGCGCGCACGCGAACGGCGCGGCCACCGAGACGAAGCTCACCGTCCAGGAGGACACGAAACTCCACGACGAGCTCCCGGCAGCGGTCAAGCAGTCCGGGAAGCTGACCATCGGCGTCGGTGCACTGCCGTCCGGATTCCCGCCCCTCGCGTTCACGGGCGACGACCAGAAGACGCTGACGGGCTCGGAGCCGGACCTCGGCCGCCTCGTCGCCGCCAAGCTCGGACTCGAGGCCGACGTGCAGAACGCCACGTGGGACAACCTCTTCGTCGGCATCGACAGCGGCAAGTACGACGCCGGCTTCTCGAACATCACCGTCACCGAGCAGCGCAAGGAGAAGTACGACTTCGCGTCCTACCGCCGCGACGAGCTCGCGTTCCAGGTCCTCGCGTCGAAGGCCTGGAAGTTCGACGGAGACCCCTCGGTGCTCGCCGGCAAGACCCTGTCGGTCAGCTCCGGGACGAACCAGGAGAAGATCCTGCTCGAGTGGCAGAAGGAGCTCCAGGCGAAGGGGAAGGACTTCACGATCAAGTACTACCCGGACGGCAACGCGATCAAGCTCGCGCTCGACTCGGGGAAGATCGACGGCTACTTCGGCCCGAACCCGACCATCGCGTACCAGAACACGCAGAGCAAGGGCACCGCGAAGCCGACCACGACCGCGGGCACGTACTCCGGCGCGGGCTCGACGCTCCAGGGGCTCATCGCCGCGACCACCAAGAAGGGCAGCGGGATCGCGAAGCCCGTGGCGGCGGCGATCAACGAGCTCATCGAGGACGGGACGTACGCGAAGTGGCTCACGGCGTACAACCTGTCGAACGAGTCGGTGAAGACCTCCGAGGTCAACCCCGAGGGACTCCCGCTCGACAACAGCTGA